A single region of the Epinephelus moara isolate mb chromosome 14, YSFRI_EMoa_1.0, whole genome shotgun sequence genome encodes:
- the LOC126401538 gene encoding solute carrier family 2, facilitated glucose transporter member 1, producing the protein MAPQESHLTATLLTSILAAVLGSLQIGYHTGNVNAPAKIIEEFFNHTWRTRHNQTMPDHSLTLLWSLSVSIKDFGALLGSLGVKYLADSYGRRNSILIVNCLSVVGACLMSASKASKSFEVLILGRLVFGLFCGLVMSLNPLYIQEVSPTNLRGAFATLNQVSFASGILVGMVAGLETVLGTEHNWAMMLSLSIIPALTQYLVLPFCPESPRYLLINRGEETKAEAALLRLRGSSEKVFAELEEMKEEAAHTQTGVTINEFLKKRRYKQPIIIVLIINLGSQLSGFNAVINYSTRMFQAKFDQAKYLTLGVGAVNVTFTLVAFFLMERAGRRRLLLTGFISIAVCNLLMTIVDSVLHLVPELRSLQVLLVFCLISAYELGPGPISWFIAAELFDQPGRPIAMAFTSMLNWGGKFVLALLFPPLLKICGAYVYLLFMTVALAAFTFTWFRLPETKGRTFDDIAEEFRGAEGIPLHNKTGFNTFT; encoded by the exons ATGGCGCCACaggag AGCCATCTGACAGCCACACTCCTGACCTCCATCCTGGCAGCGGTGCTCGGCTCCCTGCAGATCGGCTACCATACTGGCAACGTCAACGCTCCAGCCAAG ATCATTGAAGAGTTTTTTAACCACACCTGGAGAACCAGGCACAACCAGACGATGCCGGATCACAGCCTGACTCTCCTGTGGTCGCTCTCTGTCAGCATTAAAGACTTTGGAGCTTTGCTGGGCTCACTGGGAGTCAAATACCTGGCAGATTCTTAtggaag ACGTAACTCCATCCTAATAGTgaactgtctctctgtggtgGGAGCGTGTCTAATGTCCGCCTCCAAAGCCAGCAAGTCATTTGAGGTTCTCATCCTGGGGCGCTTAGTGTTCGGTCTCTTCTGCGGCCTGGTGATGAGCCTTAATCCGCTCTACATCCAAGAAGTGTCCCCCACAAACCTGAGAGGGGCCTTCGCCACACTCAACCAGGTGTCCTTTGCCTCAGGCATCCTGGTGGGAATG GTTGCTGGTCTGGAGACAGTGTTGGGAACTGAGCATAACTGGGCCATGATGCTGTCCCTGTCTATCATCCCGGCCCTGACGCAGTACCTGGTCCTGCCTTTCTGTCCTGAGAGCCCTCGCTACCTGCTCATCAACCGGGGAGAGGAGACCAAAGCAGAAGCTG CCCTGCTGAGGCTGAGAGGCAGCTCAGAGAAGGTGTTCGCTGAGCTGGAAGAGATGAAGGAAGAGGCGGCCCACACCCAGACCGGTGTCACCATCAATGAGTTCCTCAAGAAgcgcagatacaagcagccgatcATTATCGTTCTCATCATCAACTTGGGCAGCCAGCTGTCTGGATTTAATGCG GTCATTAATTATTCCACCAGAATGTTCCAAGCCAAGTTCGATCAGGCCAAATACCTGACTCTGGGCGTGGGAGCTGTCAATGTGACCTTCACTCTGGTGGCA tTCTTCCTGATGGAGAGGGCAGGAAGGAGGAGATTGCTGCTGACTGGTTTCATCTCCATAGCAGTGTGTAATCTACTCATGACCATAGTGGATTCTGTCCTG CACCTGGTCCCAGAGCTGCGGAGCCTCCAAGTCCTTCTGGTTTTCTGCCTGATTTCAGCCTATGAGCTGGGCCCTGGCCCCATCTCATGGTTCATTGCTGCTGAGCTGTTCGACCAACCTGGCAGACCCATCGCCATGGCCTTTACCAGCATGCTCAACTGGGGAGGGAAGTTTGTTCTGGCACTCCTCTTTCCTCCGTTACTG aaaatatgcGGTGCGTACGTCTACCTCCTCTTCATGACCGTGGCTCTGGCTGCCTTCACCTTCACCTGGTTTCGCCTCCCAGAGACAAAAGGCCGCACATTCGATGACATTGCAGAGGAGTTCAGAGGAGCCGAAGGCATCCCTTTGCACAACAAGACTGGATTCAACACTTTCACCTGA